Proteins co-encoded in one Bacteroidota bacterium genomic window:
- a CDS encoding T9SS type A sorting domain-containing protein translates to MKKLFFLSALFTALFYMTCFAQWVSQTSGTIQNLNSIYTTSTTNVYTVGDNGVGSKTTNGGTTWANMATGTTYHINAIRFLTATTGWFCGQWQQNYKTTNSGTTWSNLAGGVTTLNDIFYPTVSSASGWVVGDIEGTYGMLYDYATGNYPTYSFTANKNLYGIYFANTTIGWVVGDGGLIIKTTNFGTLWSQQTSGTTQTLKKIMFINTNEGIAVGNSGIILKTINGGTNWTSPTSGTIQNLNAVYYADALNVWVCGDNGIILKSSDGGLTWASETSGTIENLNAIQGIGLTDIWACGNNGKIIYRSGIISVFENQLQGNISIYPNPFSTSTTLQTNNYLTNATLTVYNSYGQQVKQINNISGQTVTLQRDNLASGLYFIRLTDPPPLSPSEGGQRDSAGVGNIIATGKLVITDN, encoded by the coding sequence ATGAAAAAACTTTTCTTTCTTTCTGCATTATTCACTGCACTATTTTACATGACTTGTTTTGCGCAATGGGTTTCGCAAACATCTGGAACAATACAAAATCTTAATTCAATCTACACCACAAGCACAACTAATGTTTACACCGTAGGAGACAATGGAGTAGGCAGCAAAACAACTAATGGCGGCACCACCTGGGCTAACATGGCAACTGGCACAACCTATCATATTAATGCGATTCGTTTTCTCACCGCCACCACAGGTTGGTTTTGCGGACAATGGCAACAGAATTACAAAACCACAAATTCAGGAACAACCTGGAGCAATCTGGCAGGTGGAGTCACCACTCTTAACGATATTTTTTATCCAACCGTTTCTTCTGCTTCCGGCTGGGTGGTTGGCGATATTGAAGGTACGTATGGAATGTTATATGACTACGCTACCGGAAATTATCCAACGTATTCTTTCACTGCAAATAAAAATTTATACGGAATTTATTTTGCCAACACCACCATCGGCTGGGTAGTTGGAGACGGAGGTTTAATAATCAAGACCACTAATTTTGGAACTCTTTGGTCACAGCAAACATCCGGCACAACACAAACCTTGAAAAAAATAATGTTCATTAATACAAACGAAGGAATTGCGGTTGGCAACAGCGGAATAATTTTGAAAACAATAAATGGTGGAACAAACTGGACTTCGCCAACCAGTGGAACAATACAAAACTTAAATGCAGTTTATTATGCAGATGCATTAAACGTATGGGTTTGCGGTGATAACGGAATAATACTTAAAAGTTCAGACGGAGGACTAACATGGGCATCAGAAACATCAGGAACAATAGAAAACCTAAACGCAATTCAAGGCATCGGACTAACAGATATTTGGGCTTGCGGGAATAATGGGAAAATTATTTACCGTTCAGGAATCATTTCTGTTTTTGAAAACCAATTACAAGGAAATATTTCTATTTATCCTAATCCCTTTTCCACCTCAACAACTTTGCAGACAAACAATTACTTAACAAACGCAACCCTCACAGTTTACAACTCATACGGGCAACAAGTAAAACAAATAAATAATATTTCGGGGCAGACCGTTACTTTGCAAAGAGACAATCTCGCAAGCGGACTGTATTTCATTCGCTTAACTGATCCTCCCCCTTTATCCCCATCCGAAGGGGGACAGCGCGATAGCGCAGGGGTAGGAAATATCATTGCTACCGGCAAATTAGTAATTACAGATAACTGA
- a CDS encoding T9SS type A sorting domain-containing protein encodes MKKFILITLLAFGINAKAQITLEHTYDSASTYGVMNTSTTTSRSSQLMIINFEVSGEKYVKINRTGKVIDIYDMNHSLVKTISFASFPQTCNGVPTILYLSEKLFDIDSQLEFMYLYNDCAGAVTTKIYKEDGTCIFTEDSMAAWIMVNVQLQQYPIYNTSQGTKMILSHQNAYNGDANVYGLPGTLSMGIQEGNNLLLAQSSISNAYPNPSINSTRIDYTFPNGVSQGEIIFYDLQGKEIKRYKVDKTFDHLLISTADIPAGTYFFQLQTSDQASEGRKMVVIK; translated from the coding sequence ATGAAAAAATTTATCCTCATCACTCTCCTTGCATTTGGAATAAATGCAAAGGCGCAGATTACGTTGGAGCATACTTATGATAGTGCTTCGACTTATGGTGTTATGAATACTTCTACTACTACTTCACGCTCATCTCAATTAATGATTATTAATTTTGAAGTATCTGGTGAAAAATATGTTAAGATAAACCGAACGGGAAAAGTGATTGATATATATGACATGAATCATTCATTAGTGAAGACGATTTCTTTCGCAAGTTTTCCTCAGACTTGCAACGGTGTACCTACCATACTTTATTTATCAGAAAAATTATTTGATATTGACTCTCAGTTGGAGTTTATGTATCTGTATAATGATTGTGCTGGAGCGGTCACTACAAAAATTTATAAAGAAGACGGAACTTGTATTTTTACAGAGGATAGTATGGCGGCATGGATAATGGTTAACGTCCAATTGCAACAATATCCGATTTACAATACATCTCAAGGAACAAAAATGATTTTAAGTCATCAGAATGCTTATAATGGTGATGCTAATGTTTATGGTTTGCCTGGCACATTGAGTATGGGCATACAAGAAGGAAATAACCTACTGCTAGCTCAAAGCAGTATTTCAAATGCTTATCCCAATCCTTCCATCAACTCCACCCGCATTGATTATACTTTTCCCAATGGAGTAAGCCAAGGTGAAATTATTTTTTATGATCTGCAGGGCAAAGAAATAAAACGGTATAAGGTGGATAAAACTTTTGATCATCTTTTAATTTCTACGGCCGATATTCCGGCAGGCACTTATTTTTTCCAGCTGCAAACTTCTGATCAGGCGAGTGAGGGGAGGAAAATGGTTGTCATAAAATGA
- a CDS encoding RecX family transcriptional regulator has translation MDLLLKAERFCAYQERCRFEVEKKLRELKAKPDEISKIIASLEEDEYLNDERYAKLFASGKFRIKRWGKNKIRAELRIKKMPDDFIQNALNAIDDEEYLKTIQHLIKRKAREVKTQDPKDKLRKIVNNLLSKGFESELIWKCVNLKI, from the coding sequence ATGGATTTACTATTAAAAGCCGAGCGGTTTTGCGCTTATCAGGAACGCTGCCGGTTTGAAGTGGAGAAAAAGCTCCGCGAACTCAAAGCAAAGCCCGATGAAATTTCAAAAATCATTGCCTCGCTGGAAGAAGATGAATACCTGAATGACGAACGCTATGCAAAACTTTTCGCTTCAGGAAAATTCAGAATCAAGAGATGGGGGAAAAATAAAATACGCGCGGAACTGCGAATAAAAAAAATGCCTGATGACTTTATACAAAACGCGCTGAATGCGATTGATGATGAAGAATATTTGAAAACCATTCAACATCTTATCAAAAGAAAAGCAAGAGAAGTCAAGACTCAAGACCCCAAAGATAAACTCAGAAAAATCGTAAACAATCTTCTTTCAAAGGGATTCGAGTCAGAGTTAATTTGGAAATGTGTTAATTTGAAAATTTGA
- a CDS encoding T9SS type A sorting domain-containing protein — MKKLLLFSIAPLFIMGEASAQATPTVTVTNATNCTAPCDGSATTNDVSALGGTYLWTDPQAQTTMTATGLCPGTYSVTITIPIIGSATGTGTVVCVAGVNTIATEENISVFPNPAHNEIYISIETHLQGKVDFTIRSILGTVAYKESIDTNGYLYEWVDISALPVGIYDVEFMSENKIIRKKFIKQ; from the coding sequence ATGAAAAAACTTTTACTCTTTTCAATTGCACCTTTGTTCATCATGGGTGAAGCTTCTGCTCAGGCAACCCCAACAGTTACCGTTACCAACGCCACTAACTGTACAGCACCCTGCGATGGCTCAGCTACAACCAACGATGTGTCTGCTTTAGGTGGCACTTATCTTTGGACCGATCCTCAAGCGCAAACCACTATGACCGCCACCGGTTTATGTCCGGGAACTTACTCCGTAACTATAACAATACCAATTATTGGCAGTGCAACAGGCACAGGAACAGTGGTCTGCGTTGCCGGAGTAAATACTATCGCTACTGAAGAAAACATCAGCGTATTCCCCAACCCTGCGCATAATGAAATATACATCAGCATTGAAACTCACCTGCAGGGGAAAGTTGATTTCACTATAAGAAGCATTTTAGGCACGGTGGCGTACAAAGAATCAATTGATACGAACGGTTATCTTTATGAGTGGGTAGATATCTCCGCTCTTCCTGTCGGAATTTATGACGTTGAGTTTATGAGTGAAAATAAAATCATAAGAAAAAAATTCATAAAGCAGTGA
- a CDS encoding class I SAM-dependent methyltransferase has protein sequence MSDKWINKWAFPIDDSLLEQSARRGEHYKFEAIANDIIDKVQFEKDDMVLDLCCGNAALTKFIARTCKEIHGVDFSEALIDTARKFELKENIFNLRLHLSDALLIDKFFPEDFFDKSYCYFSFQYFNKKKREAILEKLSKITKHRGWIFIGDIPDKTRMWNFYESPKKFYREKFSRLLRFKEGECDLGWWIDPKEIVQWCERKRLNVSIMPQENLPHAHYRFDVLIRNSK, from the coding sequence ATGAGTGATAAGTGGATTAATAAATGGGCATTCCCGATAGATGATTCTCTTCTTGAGCAAAGCGCGAGGCGCGGTGAGCATTACAAATTCGAAGCCATCGCGAACGACATCATTGACAAAGTTCAGTTTGAAAAAGACGATATGGTGCTTGACCTCTGCTGCGGCAATGCCGCCCTCACAAAATTTATTGCGCGCACCTGCAAAGAGATTCATGGCGTTGATTTTTCAGAAGCGCTGATTGATACCGCCCGGAAATTTGAGCTGAAAGAAAATATTTTCAACCTACGCCTGCATTTATCCGATGCCCTGCTCATTGATAAATTTTTCCCTGAAGATTTTTTTGATAAGTCGTACTGCTATTTCTCTTTCCAGTATTTCAACAAAAAGAAACGGGAAGCCATTCTGGAGAAGCTTTCAAAAATAACAAAGCACAGGGGCTGGATTTTCATAGGAGATATTCCCGATAAAACGCGGATGTGGAACTTTTATGAATCGCCTAAAAAGTTTTACCGTGAGAAATTTTCACGCCTGCTCCGGTTCAAAGAAGGAGAGTGCGACCTCGGCTGGTGGATTGACCCGAAAGAAATTGTGCAATGGTGCGAAAGAAAAAGATTGAACGTTTCCATCATGCCGCAGGAAAATCTTCCGCACGCGCATTATCGGTTTGATGTGCTGATACGGAACAGCAAATGA